Proteins encoded by one window of Candidatus Omnitrophota bacterium:
- a CDS encoding class A beta-lactamase-related serine hydrolase — MFRKKIKLFSLIIFFSAVIYFSYLTYTKIERIIREKELFRKRELAWTELRKDLGNKLKEFKGKVGILIKDLETNWVISFNEELSFPAASLIKVPIMLACFSAVEEGRMKFEDTVKLKNSDKTSGSGILKNLPAGKIFNIERLVELMITVSDNTATNILIEKLGFEYLNNYFNKIGLRNTTLVRRMMDFRERKKGVDNFTTAKDMACVFEKIYRKQKVKANFADKSLGFLEAQKYRDRIPSKLPPEIKVAHKTGLERGVCHDTGIVFGPKGDFLIVVLTEGAEAKNAKEFIADVSFRVYSYYLKF; from the coding sequence TTGTTTAGAAAAAAAATAAAACTTTTTTCTTTAATCATCTTCTTTTCAGCGGTTATTTATTTTTCATACCTTACCTATACTAAAATCGAGCGCATAATAAGAGAAAAAGAACTGTTTAGAAAAAGGGAACTCGCCTGGACAGAACTAAGAAAAGATTTAGGAAATAAATTGAAAGAGTTCAAAGGAAAGGTAGGGATATTGATCAAAGATTTAGAGACAAACTGGGTAATTTCTTTTAATGAGGAACTTTCTTTTCCTGCAGCAAGTTTGATAAAAGTGCCCATTATGCTTGCCTGTTTTTCTGCGGTTGAAGAAGGAAGAATGAAATTTGAAGATACTGTAAAATTAAAAAATTCTGATAAAACTTCCGGCTCGGGAATATTAAAAAACTTACCCGCGGGAAAAATCTTTAATATTGAACGCCTCGTTGAACTTATGATTACCGTGAGTGATAATACAGCTACTAATATACTGATAGAGAAATTAGGTTTTGAATACTTAAACAATTATTTTAATAAAATTGGGTTAAGAAACACTACTCTTGTACGGAGGATGATGGATTTTCGCGAGCGTAAAAAAGGAGTAGATAACTTTACTACCGCAAAAGATATGGCTTGTGTTTTTGAAAAGATTTATCGTAAACAGAAGGTAAAGGCAAATTTTGCCGATAAATCTCTTGGTTTTCTGGAGGCGCAGAAATATCGTGATCGCATTCCTTCAAAACTACCTCCCGAAATAAAAGTAGCGCATAAAACAGGGTTAGAACGAGGTGTATGTCATGATACAGGGATAGTTTTTGGACCTAAAGGAGATTTTCTTATTGTAGTTTTGACAGAAGGTGCAGAGGCAAAGAATGCTAAGGAATTTATTGCCGATGTCTCTTTTCGTGTCTACAGCTATTACCTTAAATTTTAG
- the otsB gene encoding trehalose-phosphatase, producing the protein MKHLVRHWEEIRGIIKDKKVFIFLDYDGTLAPIVNTPQEAKLSLEIRASLLKLVKKSNFSLAVISGRELREIKQRVNIKGIVYAGNHGLEIEGKGVNFKGLVSDDYRKLLKEIKRRLLKIFASFKGVIVEDKGLSISIHYRLAEKSRIPLIKKEIERVVKRLKARRNVELKEGKMVKEIMPKVKWDKGKAVKWILANKKGNYFPIYIGDDKTDEDAFRVVRKKGISIYVGKPKRSFAEYFLYDTQEVNKFLNKLLWLN; encoded by the coding sequence ATGAAACATTTGGTTAGACACTGGGAAGAGATAAGAGGGATAATAAAGGACAAAAAGGTTTTTATTTTTCTTGACTACGACGGCACGCTTGCTCCTATTGTAAATACTCCTCAAGAAGCAAAATTGTCTTTGGAAATCAGGGCATCGCTCCTTAAATTAGTTAAAAAATCCAATTTTAGTCTGGCGGTTATTAGCGGAAGAGAATTGAGGGAAATAAAACAGAGAGTGAATATAAAAGGAATAGTTTATGCCGGGAATCACGGATTAGAGATAGAAGGGAAGGGAGTAAATTTTAAAGGTTTGGTTTCAGATGATTACCGAAAACTCTTGAAAGAGATTAAGCGGCGTTTATTAAAAATATTTGCCTCTTTTAAAGGGGTAATAGTTGAAGATAAAGGATTGAGTATAAGTATCCATTATCGCCTTGCAGAGAAGAGTAGAATACCTTTAATAAAGAAAGAAATTGAGCGGGTTGTAAAGCGATTAAAGGCAAGAAGGAATGTAGAGTTAAAAGAAGGGAAGATGGTTAAAGAGATAATGCCAAAGGTTAAATGGGATAAAGGCAAGGCAGTTAAGTGGATTCTTGCTAATAAAAAGGGTAATTACTTTCCGATTTATATTGGCGATGATAAAACCGACGAAGATGCTTTTCGGGTAGTTAGAAAAAAGGGAATTTCTATTTATGTAGGAAAGCCCAAAAGGAGTTTTGCGGAGTATTTTCTATACGATACCCAAGAAGTAAATAAATTTTTGAATAAACTTTTATGGTTGAACTAA
- a CDS encoding peptidoglycan-binding protein — translation MKNCIMLIVVAGFLFSGCATSSKQMDLETQRLRTQIGTLEQQLKDSEKEIEILEIQLERERQTRRNLERQILAEKSKLADFQTLPRPSVRNIQEALRKAGFYDGAVDGKLGPKTKEAIKNFQRSRGLQVDGIVGKATWRELAKYLTDKQK, via the coding sequence ATGAAGAATTGTATAATGCTGATAGTGGTAGCTGGTTTTTTATTCTCAGGTTGTGCCACCTCTTCTAAACAAATGGATTTAGAAACGCAGAGATTACGGACCCAGATTGGAACACTTGAACAACAGCTTAAAGATAGTGAGAAAGAAATCGAAATTTTGGAGATCCAGTTAGAAAGAGAGAGACAGACGCGAAGAAATTTAGAAAGGCAGATATTAGCGGAGAAGTCAAAGTTAGCGGATTTTCAGACTTTACCCCGACCTTCGGTGAGAAATATTCAAGAGGCATTACGCAAAGCAGGTTTTTATGATGGGGCGGTGGATGGGAAATTGGGCCCTAAGACCAAAGAGGCGATTAAGAATTTTCAGAGAAGTAGAGGATTGCAAGTAGATGGCATCGTAGGGAAAGCAACTTGGAGAGAATTAGCAAAATATTTAACTGATAAACAGAAATAA
- a CDS encoding trehalose-6-phosphate synthase translates to MWTKESLEELIKTRLEDYLLIVVSNREPYVHTLKKGKVVCQKGAGGVITALDPVMRTCKGIWIAQASGEADRKVADREGKVKVPPEEPLYELKRVWLSKEEDEGYYYGFSNEALWPLCHMAFIRPIFRESDWEYYKKVNEKFAKAVLEETKGKKAFVWIQDYHLALLPKYLKEAQSNIITAHFWHIPWPGPDVFRIAPHRQEILEGLLANDLLGFHIRYNCDNFLGCVDRELEAKIDRERYSVIKGGHETLIRPYPISVDFLDIARKADFQEVQELIGQLREEFSLNYEFVCLGLDRIDYTKGIPERLQAVGRFLDKYPQYRERFVFIQMGEISRLHIPQYKLLNDELNALVEKINWKYATEYWSPIVLVRRHLSYPELLAFYRLGNLCIVSSLHDGMNLVSKEFVSARVDLDGVLLLSQFTGAARELTDSILINPYDTEEFADKIYQAVNLSREEREKRMLKMRKIVEFNNIYRWAGKVISELLKFEFKE, encoded by the coding sequence ATGTGGACAAAAGAGAGTTTAGAAGAGTTGATTAAGACGCGACTGGAAGATTATCTTTTGATTGTAGTTTCTAATCGTGAACCCTATGTGCATACTCTGAAAAAAGGAAAAGTTGTTTGTCAGAAAGGTGCCGGAGGAGTGATCACTGCTTTAGACCCCGTCATGCGGACATGTAAAGGAATCTGGATTGCCCAAGCCTCTGGTGAAGCCGATAGGAAAGTAGCCGATAGAGAAGGGAAAGTTAAAGTTCCTCCCGAAGAACCTTTGTATGAATTAAAAAGAGTCTGGTTAAGCAAGGAAGAAGATGAGGGATATTATTATGGTTTTTCTAATGAAGCCCTCTGGCCCCTTTGCCATATGGCTTTTATCCGACCTATCTTTAGAGAATCAGATTGGGAGTATTACAAGAAAGTTAATGAGAAATTTGCCAAAGCAGTACTTGAAGAGACAAAGGGTAAAAAAGCATTTGTTTGGATTCAGGATTATCATCTGGCACTTTTACCTAAATATCTTAAAGAGGCGCAGTCTAACATTATTACAGCACACTTCTGGCATATCCCTTGGCCCGGTCCTGATGTTTTTAGAATTGCTCCTCACCGTCAGGAGATATTAGAGGGACTGCTTGCCAATGACCTCCTCGGTTTCCATATTCGTTATAATTGCGATAATTTCTTGGGTTGTGTAGATAGAGAGCTGGAAGCAAAGATTGACCGTGAAAGATATTCGGTAATTAAAGGTGGACACGAAACCCTTATAAGACCTTATCCCATAAGCGTAGATTTTCTTGATATTGCCCGAAAAGCTGATTTCCAAGAAGTGCAGGAACTAATAGGACAACTGCGGGAAGAATTTTCACTTAATTATGAGTTTGTCTGTTTGGGACTTGATCGGATAGATTATACAAAAGGGATTCCTGAAAGATTACAAGCGGTGGGAAGATTTCTGGATAAATATCCCCAGTATCGGGAAAGGTTTGTCTTTATACAAATGGGAGAAATTTCCCGTTTGCATATTCCCCAATATAAGCTCCTGAATGATGAACTTAATGCTTTGGTAGAGAAGATAAACTGGAAATATGCTACTGAATATTGGTCACCTATCGTTTTAGTAAGAAGACATTTAAGCTATCCGGAACTGCTCGCTTTTTATCGTTTAGGTAACCTCTGTATTGTTTCCTCCTTGCATGATGGGATGAATTTAGTTTCTAAGGAATTTGTATCCGCAAGAGTTGATTTGGATGGGGTTTTACTCTTAAGTCAATTTACGGGAGCAGCCAGAGAACTTACAGATAGTATTTTAATCAATCCCTACGATACCGAAGAATTTGCCGATAAAATCTATCAAGCAGTTAATTTATCTCGGGAGGAGAGAGAAAAAAGAATGTTAAAGATGCGTAAAATTGTAGAGTTTAATAATATCTATCGCTGGGCAGGGAAAGTGATTTCTGAACTTTTAAAATTTGAGTTTAAGGAATGA
- a CDS encoding L-threonylcarbamoyladenylate synthase, translated as MKTKLFKINPRKIEIDKIRKAAQIIKKGGLVAFPTETVYGLGADAFNKQAITKIFRVKKRPFNDPLIVHIADKKDVFKVADKIDKTVCKIIEQFWPGPLTVILKKAKDIPKIATANLETIAIRMPAHSVALSLIKEAKTPLVAPSANLFGKLSPTTAEDVLEDLRGKIDLVLDAGKTVVGIESTILDLTRRPFSVLRFGGVSLEELKRVIPEFRLYKEKEILAPGMFIRHYSPRAKLIVVEEGKGQIGKVKKMVYKFLRERKKVGIMAKAEHRSQYRNFKVKFLGRGNDFSSCASNLFALLREFDREKFEIIIAEGVKEKGLGRAIMERLRKAQGDG; from the coding sequence ATGAAAACTAAGCTCTTCAAGATAAACCCTCGTAAGATAGAAATTGATAAAATTAGAAAAGCAGCCCAGATAATAAAAAAAGGAGGTCTGGTTGCTTTTCCTACAGAGACTGTTTATGGTTTGGGTGCGGATGCTTTTAATAAGCAAGCGATAACCAAAATTTTTAGAGTAAAGAAACGTCCTTTTAATGACCCGCTGATCGTGCATATTGCAGATAAAAAAGATGTTTTTAAAGTTGCTGATAAAATAGATAAAACAGTCTGTAAGATTATAGAGCAATTCTGGCCGGGGCCATTAACGGTAATTTTAAAGAAAGCCAAAGATATTCCCAAAATAGCCACTGCAAACTTAGAGACAATAGCTATAAGAATGCCTGCTCATTCAGTTGCTTTGAGTTTGATAAAAGAAGCAAAGACTCCTCTAGTTGCTCCCAGCGCTAATCTCTTTGGAAAGCTTTCACCTACAACAGCAGAAGATGTTTTGGAAGATTTGAGAGGGAAAATAGACTTAGTCCTTGATGCGGGAAAAACGGTTGTGGGGATAGAGTCCACTATTTTAGACCTCACGCGGCGACCTTTTTCCGTATTACGTTTCGGAGGAGTTTCTTTAGAAGAACTTAAAAGAGTAATTCCTGAATTTAGGTTGTATAAAGAAAAAGAGATTCTTGCTCCGGGGATGTTTATACGCCATTATTCCCCTCGGGCAAAGTTGATTGTGGTAGAGGAAGGCAAAGGACAAATAGGGAAGGTTAAGAAAATGGTTTATAAATTTTTGCGGGAAAGGAAGAAAGTAGGGATAATGGCGAAGGCAGAACACCGGTCTCAATATCGCAACTTTAAAGTAAAATTTCTGGGAAGAGGCAATGATTTTTCTTCCTGCGCAAGCAATCTTTTTGCTCTATTGCGTGAGTTTGATAGAGAGAAATTTGAGATAATTATTGCCGAAGGCGTTAAAGAAAAGGGTTTGGGCAGGGCAATTATGGAGAGATTAAGAAAGGCTCAAGGAGATGGTTAA
- a CDS encoding mechanosensitive ion channel family protein: MQKTYEVLLPVVIFFFIFILGYIVRKLILNRLTKWTEKTRTSIDDIIVSSIKGPFIIWCIMLAVYSAFKFSHFSDEVVTFIGKALLSLGILSVTLVIAGIATRIIKQYSSEKEGGLPLPSLTENIVRIVILGIGILVILNNLGISITPLLTALGIGGLAVALALQDTLSNLFAGFYISFTHQISVGDFVKLESGDEGYVLDIGWRATRIRMLPNNVIIIPNSKLAQSIITNYYLPDKEMAVLVPVGVHYSSDLDKVEEITIEVAKEVMREVEGGVPEFEPFIRYHTFNDFSINFNVILRTKEVVNQHLIRHEFIKRLHKRYKKEKIVIPYPIRAINYEQEKTG; this comes from the coding sequence TTGCAGAAGACATATGAGGTTTTATTGCCGGTAGTTATTTTCTTTTTTATCTTTATTCTTGGTTACATCGTCAGGAAGTTAATCTTAAATAGATTGACCAAGTGGACAGAAAAGACCAGAACCAGCATCGATGATATTATCGTTTCTTCTATTAAAGGGCCGTTTATTATCTGGTGCATTATGTTGGCAGTTTATTCAGCGTTCAAATTTTCTCATTTCTCAGACGAGGTAGTAACTTTTATCGGTAAGGCGCTTCTTTCTTTAGGGATTTTATCAGTAACGCTGGTTATCGCAGGTATTGCGACGCGGATAATTAAGCAATATTCTTCAGAAAAAGAAGGAGGATTACCTCTTCCTTCACTTACAGAGAATATTGTGCGGATAGTAATCTTAGGGATAGGCATACTTGTAATATTGAACAATCTTGGGATATCGATTACCCCGCTTCTTACTGCTTTGGGTATTGGGGGGCTCGCAGTTGCTTTAGCGCTTCAGGACACACTTTCCAATCTCTTTGCGGGATTTTACATTTCTTTTACTCACCAGATTAGCGTTGGAGATTTTGTAAAATTGGAATCAGGTGATGAGGGTTATGTCTTAGATATTGGCTGGCGTGCCACAAGAATAAGAATGCTACCCAATAATGTAATTATTATTCCCAATAGTAAACTGGCGCAGTCTATAATTACCAATTATTATCTTCCGGATAAAGAAATGGCAGTGTTAGTTCCTGTAGGTGTGCATTATAGTAGCGACTTAGATAAGGTAGAAGAGATAACTATTGAAGTAGCCAAGGAGGTAATGCGTGAAGTAGAGGGAGGGGTTCCAGAGTTTGAACCTTTTATAAGGTATCATACTTTTAATGATTTCAGTATAAATTTCAATGTAATCTTAAGAACAAAAGAGGTTGTAAATCAGCATTTAATTAGACATGAATTTATTAAAAGATTGCACAAACGATATAAAAAAGAGAAAATTGTAATTCCCTATCCCATAAGGGCAATAAATTACGAACAGGAAAAAACAGGGTAA
- a CDS encoding DUF5752 family protein, translating into MVELTRAKEPFRFYTRLHLTELTGFRAVNLSQLLELIKEIPGSAIYHHTHRFLQQHLYLSPEPPNDFAYWVREFLGEDELGEKLASIDTLEFSTIRALREKIIEMVEVYLKEKPRARLKFANEGEEFHFVKSVSFILPTPYIAYDLKEFVEIIKKITIDSIYFHIFEARLRLEKGRNDFSYWIETSLGDRELAEEISQFDPYTRTLEELRKTLIRIIEKRIKI; encoded by the coding sequence ATGGTTGAACTAACGAGAGCAAAAGAACCATTTAGATTCTATACACGTTTGCATCTGACGGAACTTACTGGTTTTAGGGCGGTGAACCTTTCACAATTATTAGAGTTGATTAAAGAAATCCCAGGTTCTGCTATCTATCATCATACCCATAGATTCCTGCAACAACATCTTTATCTCTCTCCCGAACCACCTAATGATTTTGCATACTGGGTGAGAGAATTTCTGGGAGAGGATGAATTAGGAGAAAAACTTGCGAGCATCGATACCTTAGAATTTTCTACCATCCGTGCTTTAAGAGAGAAGATAATAGAAATGGTTGAAGTTTATCTTAAGGAGAAACCACGTGCAAGATTGAAGTTTGCTAATGAGGGAGAAGAATTTCATTTTGTTAAATCCGTAAGTTTCATCCTCCCTACTCCTTACATTGCCTATGACCTTAAAGAATTTGTAGAAATTATAAAGAAAATTACTATAGATTCCATATACTTTCATATTTTTGAAGCACGTTTACGTCTGGAGAAGGGCAGAAACGATTTTTCTTACTGGATAGAGACCTCGTTGGGAGATAGAGAATTAGCTGAAGAGATTTCTCAATTTGATCCTTATACAAGGACTCTTGAAGAATTAAGAAAAACTCTCATAAGGATAATTGAAAAGAGAATTAAAATTTAG
- a CDS encoding glycosyltransferase translates to MEKLEAYIPIVGESVINDLRLLAKSLKGRVIQNINSTAVGGGVAEILTRMVPLLKELGIDARWDLIKGGEDFFTVTKKFHNVLHGRKEEVTDRDFEIFLKTSEENIKEVNIDGDIIFIHDPQPIALVEKKGNNKWLWRCHIDVSRPDLKVWDFLKRYIVNYDACIFSAPAFSQPLPIRQFLIAPSIDPLSDKNKDLPQEIIDSVLRKYNIPQDKPIITQISRFDRLKDPLGVIEAYRLVKKYNECRLILAGGLATDDPEGLKVYDELKEKAGKDPCIHILLLPHSDITVNALQRASDIIIQKSLREGFGLTVAEALWKAKPTVASAVGGIPLQIKHKYSGLLCHSVEGAAFALKQLLNSPDYAKKLGENGKEHIRQNFLLTRHLRDYMLLFLSLYHQEDIVYL, encoded by the coding sequence ATGGAAAAATTAGAAGCATATATTCCTATTGTGGGAGAATCGGTAATCAATGACCTGCGTCTTCTTGCCAAAAGTCTTAAAGGGAGAGTTATCCAGAACATAAATTCTACTGCTGTTGGAGGAGGAGTAGCAGAAATTTTAACGCGGATGGTACCTCTTTTGAAGGAGCTCGGCATAGATGCACGATGGGATTTAATAAAAGGAGGAGAAGATTTTTTTACCGTAACCAAGAAATTTCACAATGTCTTGCATGGAAGAAAAGAAGAGGTTACCGACAGAGATTTTGAGATTTTCCTTAAGACAAGTGAAGAAAACATTAAAGAGGTTAATATTGATGGAGACATTATCTTTATTCACGACCCTCAGCCAATTGCCTTGGTAGAGAAGAAAGGAAATAATAAGTGGCTTTGGCGTTGTCATATTGATGTCTCGCGCCCTGACCTTAAAGTCTGGGATTTTTTAAAAAGATATATTGTAAATTATGACGCCTGTATTTTTTCTGCTCCTGCTTTTTCCCAGCCTTTGCCTATACGACAATTTCTCATTGCACCCTCTATTGATCCTTTAAGCGATAAAAATAAGGATTTGCCTCAAGAAATAATTGATTCGGTTCTGAGAAAATATAACATTCCTCAGGATAAGCCGATAATTACCCAGATTTCTCGTTTCGACCGTTTAAAAGACCCTTTGGGAGTTATTGAGGCATATAGACTGGTTAAAAAATATAATGAGTGTAGACTTATTTTAGCCGGAGGTTTGGCTACCGATGATCCGGAAGGATTGAAAGTTTATGATGAGCTAAAAGAAAAAGCAGGCAAAGACCCATGTATCCATATTTTGCTTTTGCCTCATTCGGATATCACGGTGAACGCTCTACAAAGGGCTTCTGACATAATTATTCAAAAATCTCTCCGGGAAGGATTTGGTTTAACAGTAGCCGAGGCGCTTTGGAAAGCAAAGCCAACAGTTGCTTCAGCGGTAGGAGGTATTCCTTTACAGATTAAACATAAATATTCTGGTCTTTTGTGCCATTCTGTAGAAGGTGCAGCTTTTGCTCTGAAACAACTATTGAATAGTCCTGATTATGCAAAGAAACTGGGAGAAAATGGGAAGGAGCATATAAGACAGAATTTTCTTTTGACTCGTCATCTACGCGACTATATGTTGCTTTTTCTTTCGCTTTATCATCAGGAAGACATCGTTTATCTTTAA
- a CDS encoding protein-L-isoaspartate(D-aspartate) O-methyltransferase, with amino-acid sequence MVNLFLFLTIFFFSTDINAEDFSLARERMVKEQIEIRGIKNPRLLEVMRKVERHLFVPSSYRMFAYEDSPLPIGFGQTISQPYIVALMTELLDLKGTEKVLEIGTGSGYQAAILAELAKEVYTIEIIKPLAEKAEELLKDLGYANIFVKYGDGFLGWPDKAPFEAIIVTCAPPEIPPPLIEQLVEGGRLVIPVGEDWQILKRVEKREGKVFIKDIIPVIFVPMMRD; translated from the coding sequence ATGGTTAATCTTTTTTTATTTTTAACGATTTTTTTCTTTAGTACCGATATTAATGCCGAAGATTTTTCCTTAGCAAGAGAAAGAATGGTTAAAGAGCAGATTGAAATAAGAGGAATAAAAAACCCTCGACTTTTGGAGGTAATGCGTAAAGTAGAAAGACACCTTTTTGTTCCTTCTTCCTATAGAATGTTTGCTTATGAAGATAGCCCCCTTCCCATCGGTTTTGGACAAACTATTTCTCAGCCGTATATTGTGGCTTTAATGACAGAATTATTGGATTTAAAGGGTACGGAAAAGGTCTTAGAAATTGGGACTGGATCCGGTTATCAGGCAGCAATTTTAGCAGAGCTCGCCAAAGAAGTTTACACCATAGAAATCATCAAACCCTTGGCAGAGAAAGCAGAGGAGTTGCTTAAAGATTTGGGTTACGCTAATATCTTTGTAAAATATGGAGACGGATTTTTAGGTTGGCCAGATAAAGCCCCTTTTGAGGCAATAATTGTAACCTGTGCACCTCCAGAGATTCCTCCTCCTCTAATTGAGCAGTTAGTGGAAGGAGGAAGATTGGTTATTCCCGTTGGAGAAGACTGGCAGATTTTAAAGCGCGTAGAAAAGAGAGAAGGGAAGGTTTTTATAAAGGATATTATCCCGGTGATTTTTGTTCCCATGATGAGAGATTGA
- a CDS encoding spermine synthase, with product MKKKLILSLMVLGLSGIIAEVLLLRELLIIFYGNELTIGIILANWLILEAIGAYLLGKNIEHILRKLEGFVGLEVIFSLSFPWAIYLTRIIRDVFGIVPGVGLGLGPVFLFSFLVLFPVSVSHGALFTFGCRIFSLHVQPEAKGIGRVYVYETIGTILGGLIFTYFLIPYLHSFQIAFSITLINFLLCVLLLGKFWDKGRTLTSKTLGLVVAILCFINIILFTGEVEKIHRYSIRRQWKEYEVKYYQNTFFGNIVVAEKENALTFFFNGLPLVDLSSPDVYSVEEFAHFSLLSHEAPRDVLVIGKGAGGLINELLKHSVKSIDYVEIDPLFLKALKKFSNSLIAEELNNPRVNIISLDGRFFIKRTDKKYDLILVGIINPWDLQSNRYFTQEFFSLAKRSLKDKGILAFRLPSLPRAILNLKELRELNGSILFALEKVYRCTRVIPGDGNNLFLASTSKEITLIDSKLFIERMKDRRIATSLLIPPYVEYRLEPWWYNNFFNSLKDAPLNLNKDFKPIATFYSLAYWNALFSPYLLGISRGIDKTILFTGIFLLCSFVVVLLSRRIRLSIPYSVLTTGFSGMLFNLVLIFVFQIVYGYVFHWIGFLITSFMGGVAFGGFLMTENLEKIKRDRFWFLNTELSLILFSIILPFIFFIIHNFSNNPFVFLLTAFLAGIFIGVQFPLANKIYLNNCPDLSKTAGLLYGADLVGGWFAGICGGILILPLLGVYGTFMVIFILKLASFTIFFFSRRF from the coding sequence ATGAAAAAGAAATTGATTCTTTCTTTAATGGTGTTGGGTTTAAGCGGAATAATAGCCGAAGTTTTACTTTTGCGGGAACTTTTGATAATTTTTTATGGTAATGAGTTAACCATTGGAATAATTCTAGCTAACTGGTTAATTCTTGAGGCGATAGGAGCATACTTACTGGGTAAGAACATAGAGCATATTTTGCGAAAATTAGAAGGCTTTGTGGGGTTGGAGGTTATTTTTTCTCTCTCTTTTCCTTGGGCTATTTATCTTACGCGCATTATCAGAGATGTTTTTGGAATTGTTCCGGGTGTTGGGCTGGGTTTGGGTCCAGTTTTTTTGTTTTCTTTTTTGGTACTTTTCCCTGTTAGCGTGTCTCACGGAGCGCTTTTTACCTTCGGGTGTAGAATTTTTTCTCTGCATGTGCAGCCGGAAGCGAAAGGAATCGGGAGAGTTTATGTTTATGAAACGATAGGAACTATTCTTGGCGGTTTGATTTTTACCTATTTTTTAATTCCTTATCTACATTCTTTTCAGATTGCGTTCAGTATAACTTTAATAAATTTTTTGCTCTGTGTTTTACTATTAGGAAAATTCTGGGATAAAGGTAGGACTTTAACGAGTAAAACTTTAGGGTTAGTTGTTGCCATTTTATGTTTTATCAATATTATCTTATTTACAGGAGAGGTGGAAAAGATTCATCGTTATTCTATCCGCAGACAATGGAAGGAGTATGAAGTTAAATATTATCAAAATACATTCTTTGGTAATATAGTGGTGGCAGAAAAGGAAAATGCGCTTACTTTCTTTTTTAACGGTTTACCTCTGGTTGACTTATCATCTCCGGATGTTTATTCGGTGGAGGAGTTTGCACATTTTTCTCTGCTTTCTCACGAGGCACCAAGGGATGTTCTGGTTATTGGTAAAGGAGCAGGAGGATTAATTAATGAGTTACTTAAACATTCAGTCAAAAGTATTGATTACGTAGAGATTGACCCCCTATTTTTAAAGGCTCTTAAGAAATTTTCTAATTCGCTTATTGCAGAAGAACTTAATAATCCTCGAGTAAATATTATCTCTCTCGATGGCAGATTTTTTATTAAGAGAACAGATAAAAAATATGATTTGATTCTTGTGGGTATTATTAATCCCTGGGACTTACAGAGCAATCGTTATTTTACCCAAGAATTTTTCTCTTTGGCAAAGCGGAGTTTAAAAGATAAAGGTATTTTAGCCTTTCGTCTTCCCAGCTTGCCCCGGGCGATTTTAAATTTGAAAGAACTCAGGGAACTCAATGGTTCAATTCTCTTTGCCTTAGAGAAGGTATATAGATGCACAAGAGTAATTCCCGGTGATGGGAATAATCTTTTTCTTGCTTCGACGAGTAAAGAGATTACGTTGATTGATTCTAAATTGTTTATAGAGAGGATGAAGGATAGAAGAATTGCCACTTCGTTGCTTATCCCTCCCTATGTTGAATATAGATTAGAGCCATGGTGGTATAATAATTTCTTTAATTCTCTTAAGGATGCTCCTCTTAATCTTAACAAGGACTTTAAACCCATAGCTACATTTTATAGCCTTGCCTACTGGAATGCGCTTTTTTCACCCTATTTATTAGGAATTTCACGGGGAATAGATAAAACAATTCTTTTTACGGGAATCTTTCTTCTTTGTTCTTTTGTGGTGGTATTACTATCCAGAAGAATTCGTTTAAGCATTCCCTATTCTGTTTTAACTACTGGTTTTTCGGGAATGCTTTTTAATTTAGTCTTGATTTTCGTCTTTCAGATAGTCTACGGATATGTCTTTCACTGGATAGGTTTTTTAATCACTTCTTTCATGGGAGGTGTAGCGTTTGGAGGTTTTCTTATGACAGAAAATTTAGAAAAGATTAAAAGAGACCGTTTCTGGTTTCTGAATACAGAACTATCTCTTATCTTATTTTCAATAATCCTTCCTTTTATTTTCTTTATTATCCACAATTTTTCAAATAATCCATTTGTTTTTCTTCTTACCGCTTTCCTTGCGGGGATATTTATCGGAGTGCAGTTTCCTTTAGCTAATAAGATCTATCTGAATAATTGTCCTGATTTGAGTAAGACCGCTGGTTTACTTTATGGTGCGGATTTAGTAGGAGGTTGGTTTGCAGGAATATGTGGGGGGATTTTAATCTTACCTCTTTTGGGAGTTTATGGGACCTTTATGGTAATTTTTATACTTAAATTAGCTAGCTTCACTATATTCTTCTTTAGCCGGAGGTTTTGA